In the Gopherus flavomarginatus isolate rGopFla2 chromosome 6, rGopFla2.mat.asm, whole genome shotgun sequence genome, one interval contains:
- the LOC127053431 gene encoding neurotensin receptor type 1-like, with amino-acid sequence MAPSSSTNGSEPLGAGASECLWYLTAQNWSARNSTAGAHVTQPDPQHLLISAQQQEPDYVAIPVTVFYSLLFVFGLLANGVSVLTLLQSGRMRVSAVRFYLLSLATADVLMLLTVPVTLYRYFWQYYPWALSDVICKLYFTARQLCCATTSWTVVAFTTERYVAICHPMWAITGLRQLRMAHLLALIWLLALLSSAPLTVVYGQASACILEYTSTRREKSVFLSTVCEMLEPEPYVIYKSIIEARSVLCFLLPLAAIVTFHLLIFRHLSQTGWQREEMGLTQPCSGGFSVQVNQPPGSMPPSERKARHLMGAVLAAFFFCNFPDTASSLVHIYIHSWSTSILVLYTWLKTYLSLPLWYLNSALDPLLFCISSASFRIACRESLPRLLPWISKKLQGSCVRSGGQAPRAGRSLWTLNSTKGEPSKSSRDSQPSEPQLLSCGKRAGS; translated from the exons ATGGCCCCGAGCTCCAGCACAAACGGCTCTGAGCCCCTGGGTGCTGGGGCCAGTGAGTGCCTGTGGTACCTGACTGCTCAGAACTGGTCGGCCCGGAACAGCACGGCGGGGGCCCACGTGACCCAGccagacccccagcacctcctgatcagcGCCCAGCAGCAGGAGCCCGACTACGTGGCCATCCCCGTCACCGTTTTCTACAGCCTGCTCTTTGTCTTCGGGCTCCTGGCCAACGGGGTGAGCGTGCTGACGCTGCTGCAGAGCGGGCGCATGAGGGTAAGCGCCGTGCGCTTCTACCTGCTGAGCCTGGCCACAGCCGATGTGCTGATGCTGCTCACCGTGCCGGTGACCCTGTACCGCTACTTCTGGCAGTACTACCCCTGGGCGCTGAGCGACGTCATCTGCAAACTCTACTTCACGGCCCGCCAGCTGTGCTGCGCCACCACCAGCTGGACCGTCGTGGCCTTCACCACGGAGCGCTACGTGGCCATCTGCCACCCCATGTGGGCCATCACTGGCCTGCGACAGTTGCGCATGGCCCACCTACTGGCGCTCATTTGGCTGCTGGCCCTCCTGAGCTCGGCGCCCCTCACCGTGGTCTACGGGCAGGCGTCGGCCTGCATCCTGGAGTACACCTCCACCCGCCGGGAGAAGAGTGTCTTCCTCTCCACCGTCTGTGAGATGCTGGAGCCCGAGCCGTACGTCATCTACAAGAGCATCATCGAAGCGCGCAGTGtcctctgcttcctgctccccctAGCCGCCATCGTCACCTTCCACCTCCTCATCTTCCGCCACCTCAGCCAGACCGGCTGGCAGCGGGAGGAGATGGGgctcacccagccctgctcagggGGCTTCTCCGTGCAGGTCAACCAGCCCCCCGGGAGCATGCCTCCGTCAGAGAGGAAGGCCCGGCACCTCATGG GTGCTGTGCTggctgcatttttcttttgcaactTCCCTGACACGGCATCATCCCTGGTGCACATTTACATTCACAGCTGGAGCACCAGCATCCTGGTGCTCTACACCTGGCTGAAGACCTACCTATCACTGCCTCTCTGGTACCTCAACAGTGCCCTGGACCCCCTCCTCTTCTGCATCTCCTCAGCCTCCTTCCGCATTGCCTGCCGCGAAAGTCTCCCCCGACTCCTGCCCTGGATCAGCAAGAAACTGCAAGGCTCCTGTGTCAGGTCGGGAGGGCAAGCGCCCAGGGCTGGAAGATCTTTGTGGACCTTAAATTCCACCAAAGGGGAGCCAAGCAAATcctccagagactctcagcccaGTGAGCCACAGCTCCTCTCCTGTGGGAAGAGAGCGGGCTCATGA